A part of Mustela erminea isolate mMusErm1 chromosome 9, mMusErm1.Pri, whole genome shotgun sequence genomic DNA contains:
- the WNT11 gene encoding protein Wnt-11, whose translation MRARPRVCEALLFALALQTGLCYGIKWLALSKTPAALALNQTQHCKQLEGLVSAQVQLCRSNLELMHTVVHAAREVMKACRRAFADMRWNCSSIELAPNYLLDLERGTRESAFVYALSAAAISHAIARACTSGDLPGCSCGPVPGEPPGPGNRWGGCADNLSYGLLMGAKFSDAPMKVKKTGSQANKLMRLHNSEVGRQALRASLEMKCKCHGVSGSCSIRTCWKGLQELRDVAADLKTRYLSATKVVHRPMGTRKHLVPKDLDIRPVKDSELVYLQSSPDFCMKNEKVGSHGTQDRQCNKTSHGSDSCDLMCCGRGYNPYTDRVVERCHCKYHWCCYVTCRRCERTVERYVCK comes from the exons ATGAGGGCGCGGCCGCGGGTCTGCGAGGCGCTCCTCTTCGCCCTGGCGCTCCAGACCGGCCTATGCTACGGCATCAAGTGGCT GGCACTGTCCAAGACCCCGGCGGCCCTGGCGTTGAACCAGACGCAGCACTGCAAGCAGCTGGAGGGGCTGGTGTCTGCACAGGTGCAGCTCTGCCGCAGCAACCTGGAGCTCATGCACACCGTCGTGCACGCCGCCCGTGAGGTCATGAAGGCCTGCCGCAGGGCATTCGCCGACATGCGCTGGAACTGCTCCTCCATCGAGCTTGCCCCCAACTACCTGCTTGACCTGGAGAGAG GGACGCGGGAGTCAGCCTTCGTGTATGCGCTGTCCGCGGCCGCCATCAGCCACGCCATCGCCCGGGCCTGCACCTCCGGCGACCTGCCCGGCTGCTCCTGCGGCCCCGTCCCAGGTGAGCCACCCGGGCCCGGGAACCGCTGGGGAGGATGTGCGGACAACCTCAGCTACGGGCTCCTCATGGGGGCCAAGTTTTCCGATGCTCCTATGAAGGTGAAAAAAACAGGATCCCAAGCCAATAAACTGATGCGTCTACACAACAGTGAAGTGGGGAGACAG GCTCTGCGCGCCTCTCTGGAAATGAAGTGTAAGTGCCACGGGGTGTCTGGCTCCTGCTCTATCCGCACCTGCTGGAAGGGGCTGCAGGAGCTCCGGGATGTGGCCGCTGACCTCAAGACCCGCTACCTGTCGGCCACGAAGGTCGTGCACCGACCCATGGGCACCCGCAAGCACCTGGTGCCCAAGGACCTGGATATCAGGCCTGTGAAGGACTCGGAGCTTGTCTATCTGCAGAGCTCACCCGACTTCTGCATGAAGAACGAGAAGGTGGGCTCCCATGGAACGCAAGACAG GCAGTGCAACAAGACATCTCACGGCAGTGACAGCTGTGACCTCATGTGCTGCGGCCGCGGCTACAACCCTTACACGGACCGCGTCGTCGAGCGCTGCCACTGCAAGTACCACTGGTGCTGCTACGTCACATGCCGTCGCTGCGAGCGCACGGTGGAGCGCTATGTCTGCAAGTGA